A DNA window from Luteolibacter luteus contains the following coding sequences:
- a CDS encoding choice-of-anchor D domain-containing protein, producing the protein MKTLLPLLALAFSSIGWAATQPNPGPAPEGITSSDWAGIHAAYEASRHGIRRMPDGSLLARNPGQQWRTEFDGEGFTVTPDQGEWTWGLELTGYGNRKLADKSPQSQLREEGGKITCRRDDNLTEWFINDRRGLEQGWDIQQRPERDDPGSPLLLELSTRGSIHPEVSPGSDSVSFIEERGSKVLTYGGLKAWDATGRELHVHFEQAGEDGIRIAVDDQNARYPITVDPIARQASLKASNPEQDDRFGYQVAISGDTVAVSAVGESSNATGVDGDQANNAASRSGAVYIFTRTGATWTQQAYLKASNTDAADQFGYSLAFSGDTLAVGAFAERSAATGVNGDQTNNTTSGAGAVYIFTRTGATWTQQAYLKASNTGPEDQFGTSVAISGETLVVGAPFEDGGATGVNGDQSIVGTAGTGAAYVFVRSGATWTQQAYLKASNAEGQPSTPGGGAGDVFGASVAISGDTVIVGASHERSAATGVNGDQSSNTAYSAGAAYVFVRSGTDWSQQAYLKASNTETNDMFGTSVAISGDTAIVGAPNEDSEATGVNGNQAGEGVYNSGAAYVFSRSGVTWTQQAYLKAGTALPDRGFGWSLASSGDTLIVGAYSPWNNANTGAVCVFSRTGTVWSPQAQLDLPLISTATGFGSSVAISGNLAVAGAPEKSNVSDTGITTSKAGSAYTIDLNVDVLPPAISVKQGGVDYAKGATKWFGFVAEGDSFDNPFSVSNLGQADLILTGTPKVVITGSSDFTVTQQPDSPVSGSTGSTTFNVRFAPTSGGSKSALLSIASNDGIDAPFVINLTGGGLSYTIDTDGDGLSDAMELKTSALGFNWQVKQTASVNAYLASANRAGRYAESQVHALRLGATQVTKDQASGRIKLTTHWQKSTNLVDFFDLAAPAGSQVSINPSGGIEFEFPSPDDAAFLKVESE; encoded by the coding sequence ATGAAAACTCTCCTTCCCCTCCTGGCGCTTGCGTTCTCCAGCATTGGCTGGGCCGCCACGCAGCCAAATCCGGGCCCCGCTCCCGAAGGCATCACCTCTTCCGACTGGGCCGGAATCCATGCGGCCTACGAAGCCAGCCGCCACGGAATCCGGCGCATGCCGGACGGCAGTCTCCTCGCCCGGAATCCCGGCCAACAGTGGCGCACGGAATTTGACGGCGAAGGCTTCACCGTCACTCCCGATCAAGGTGAATGGACCTGGGGCCTGGAGCTGACGGGCTATGGCAATCGCAAGCTTGCTGACAAGTCCCCGCAATCCCAACTTCGGGAGGAGGGAGGAAAAATCACCTGCCGGCGCGATGACAACCTCACCGAATGGTTCATCAATGATCGCCGCGGCCTCGAACAGGGCTGGGATATCCAGCAACGCCCGGAGCGGGACGATCCGGGATCTCCCTTGCTTCTCGAACTGTCCACCCGTGGCAGCATCCATCCCGAAGTTTCTCCCGGGAGCGACAGCGTTTCTTTCATCGAAGAACGCGGCAGCAAGGTACTGACCTATGGAGGGCTGAAAGCTTGGGATGCCACCGGCCGTGAGCTCCACGTCCACTTCGAACAGGCTGGTGAAGATGGGATCCGCATTGCTGTCGATGACCAGAATGCCCGCTACCCGATCACCGTGGATCCCATCGCCCGGCAGGCATCCCTGAAGGCGAGCAATCCGGAGCAGGACGACCGGTTTGGCTATCAGGTTGCCATATCCGGTGACACGGTGGCTGTCAGTGCTGTCGGCGAGTCTAGCAATGCCACTGGCGTGGATGGTGATCAGGCCAATAACGCTGCCTCCCGCTCCGGTGCCGTCTACATCTTCACCCGCACCGGTGCGACATGGACCCAGCAGGCTTATTTGAAAGCCAGCAACACCGACGCGGCCGACCAATTCGGATACAGCCTCGCGTTTTCCGGTGACACCTTGGCCGTAGGCGCTTTCGCCGAGCGCAGCGCGGCCACCGGCGTGAATGGCGACCAGACGAACAACACCACTTCCGGTGCCGGCGCCGTCTACATCTTCACCCGCACCGGTGCGACATGGACTCAGCAGGCTTACCTGAAGGCCAGCAACACCGGGCCCGAGGACCAGTTTGGTACAAGCGTGGCGATCTCCGGTGAGACTTTGGTCGTCGGAGCTCCTTTCGAAGACGGAGGAGCCACCGGCGTGAATGGCGACCAGTCGATCGTCGGGACTGCCGGAACCGGTGCGGCCTATGTCTTCGTGCGCAGCGGCGCAACGTGGACCCAGCAGGCCTACCTCAAAGCCAGCAATGCTGAAGGTCAGCCTTCTACCCCGGGCGGAGGAGCCGGTGATGTATTCGGAGCTTCGGTGGCGATCTCGGGTGATACCGTCATCGTCGGGGCTTCTCACGAACGCAGCGCGGCTACCGGCGTGAATGGCGATCAGAGCAGCAATACAGCTTACTCAGCCGGTGCAGCTTACGTCTTCGTGCGCAGCGGTACCGACTGGTCCCAGCAAGCTTACCTGAAGGCAAGCAATACGGAAACCAATGACATGTTCGGCACCAGCGTGGCGATCTCCGGAGACACGGCGATCGTAGGAGCTCCCAATGAGGACAGCGAAGCCACGGGCGTGAATGGCAACCAAGCAGGCGAAGGCGTCTACAATAGCGGTGCCGCCTATGTCTTCAGCCGCAGTGGCGTGACGTGGACGCAGCAGGCCTATCTGAAAGCTGGCACCGCGCTCCCGGACCGCGGTTTCGGATGGTCCTTGGCCAGTTCGGGCGATACCTTGATCGTCGGCGCTTACTCCCCTTGGAACAACGCGAACACCGGTGCCGTCTGCGTCTTCAGCCGCACGGGCACCGTGTGGAGTCCCCAAGCTCAACTCGATCTTCCCCTGATCAGCACGGCAACAGGTTTCGGATCCTCCGTTGCGATTTCCGGCAATCTCGCGGTAGCCGGAGCTCCTGAGAAGAGTAATGTTTCCGACACCGGTATCACCACCTCGAAGGCCGGCTCAGCCTATACCATCGATCTCAATGTCGATGTGCTGCCGCCCGCCATCTCCGTCAAACAGGGAGGAGTCGACTACGCAAAGGGAGCGACAAAGTGGTTCGGCTTCGTAGCAGAGGGCGACTCTTTCGATAACCCGTTCAGTGTGTCCAATCTCGGCCAAGCCGATCTCATTCTGACCGGCACCCCGAAGGTGGTCATCACGGGCAGCAGCGACTTCACCGTGACCCAGCAGCCCGACAGCCCCGTTAGCGGCTCCACGGGAAGCACCACCTTCAACGTGCGCTTCGCCCCCACCAGCGGAGGGAGCAAGTCGGCGCTACTGTCCATTGCAAGCAATGACGGAATCGATGCTCCCTTTGTCATCAATCTTACCGGCGGCGGCTTGTCCTACACCATCGACACGGACGGGGACGGCCTGAGCGATGCAATGGAACTGAAGACCTCGGCATTGGGCTTCAATTGGCAGGTGAAGCAAACCGCCTCCGTGAATGCCTACCTCGCCAGCGCGAACCGGGCCGGGCGCTACGCTGAGAGCCAAGTGCACGCACTTCGCTTGGGTGCTACGCAAGTGACCAAGGATCAAGCTAGCGGCCGCATCAAGTTGACGACCCACTGGCAAAAATCCACGAACCTTGTCGACTTCTTCGACCTTGCCGCCCCGGCTGGTTCCCAAGTCTCGATCAATCCTTCGGGTGGCATCGAATTCGAATTCCCATCTCCGGACGACGCCGCGTTCCTGAAGGTCGAATCAGAATAG
- a CDS encoding competence/damage-inducible protein A gives MRIEILNTGTELLLGTVLNTHGKWFGEELFKLGFRIQRLTTVPDGDAITQALRECVSRADVVIITGGLGPTSDDLTREAAAEVLGAELIEDEAAMRSLEAFFAIRNKVMAEVNRKQAQVLVGADVLPNANGTAPGIYVPPRLNGAANCAVFLLPGPPRELYPMFREEVAPRIVALAGLAKPPGMLELKIAGVGESDLQQEVDAKLAEIPDLEVGYCARVGEVDLRLIGDEAAIEAGRKIAEASFARQIFSDDGSSLEATVVRLLTRQGLKLATAESCTGGLISNRVTDVPGSSAVFTHGFITYANEAKRDILGVPQALLDAHGAVSEPVALSMADGALRVSGADIAVAVTGIAGPDGGTPDKPAGTVWIAWAAKGRPTVAVKQIHPRNRKDFKIATSQSALDGVRKIVLKMPHA, from the coding sequence GTGCGCATCGAAATCCTGAACACCGGGACCGAGCTCTTGCTCGGCACTGTCCTCAACACCCACGGCAAGTGGTTCGGTGAAGAGCTTTTCAAGCTGGGCTTCCGCATCCAGCGACTGACCACGGTGCCGGATGGTGATGCCATCACGCAGGCGTTGCGCGAGTGCGTTTCCCGGGCGGATGTCGTGATCATTACCGGCGGCCTCGGGCCCACGAGTGACGATCTCACCCGCGAGGCTGCTGCCGAAGTGCTGGGAGCTGAATTGATCGAGGATGAGGCAGCGATGCGTTCACTGGAGGCCTTTTTCGCCATCCGGAACAAGGTGATGGCGGAGGTGAACCGCAAGCAAGCGCAGGTGCTGGTGGGAGCGGACGTGTTGCCAAATGCCAACGGCACCGCGCCGGGAATCTACGTGCCGCCACGTCTGAACGGCGCGGCGAATTGCGCCGTTTTCCTGCTGCCCGGACCACCGCGCGAACTCTATCCGATGTTTCGGGAGGAAGTGGCGCCGCGGATCGTGGCGCTGGCCGGGCTCGCCAAGCCGCCAGGCATGCTGGAGTTGAAGATTGCCGGGGTAGGGGAGAGCGACCTGCAGCAGGAGGTCGATGCCAAGCTGGCGGAGATTCCGGATCTCGAGGTCGGCTACTGCGCGCGGGTGGGAGAAGTTGATCTGCGGCTGATCGGGGACGAAGCTGCGATAGAGGCTGGCCGTAAGATTGCCGAGGCCAGCTTTGCGAGGCAGATCTTCTCCGATGACGGTTCGTCACTGGAAGCGACCGTAGTACGTCTCTTGACCCGGCAAGGCTTGAAGCTGGCGACCGCGGAGAGTTGCACCGGCGGATTGATCTCAAATCGGGTGACGGATGTCCCCGGTAGCAGTGCGGTGTTCACACATGGCTTCATCACTTATGCGAATGAAGCGAAGCGCGACATTCTGGGAGTGCCGCAGGCTTTATTAGACGCGCATGGCGCGGTGAGCGAGCCAGTGGCTCTCTCCATGGCCGATGGTGCGCTCCGCGTGAGCGGAGCAGACATCGCCGTGGCGGTCACCGGCATCGCCGGACCCGATGGTGGCACGCCGGACAAGCCGGCGGGCACCGTGTGGATCGCGTGGGCAGCCAAAGGCCGACCGACCGTGGCCGTGAAACAGATCCATCCCCGCAACCGGAAGGATTTCAAAATCGCCACGAGCCAGTCCGCTTTGGATGGAGTGAGGAAGATCGTTCTGAAAATGCCTCACGCTTGA
- the rsfS gene encoding ribosome silencing factor → MAIDGLELAKACAKAADEIQAEKIRVWDLRGLSNLTDFMIVCSGSSMPHLRAILRDIRGNVEEQHGNKPANAEGNADTRWVVLDYIDVMVHVMHEELRDFYGLEDLWADAKEVDWKA, encoded by the coding sequence ATGGCGATCGACGGACTTGAATTGGCAAAGGCTTGCGCAAAAGCGGCAGACGAAATCCAGGCGGAGAAGATCCGCGTCTGGGATCTCCGCGGGCTGTCGAATCTGACCGATTTCATGATCGTCTGCTCCGGTTCCTCGATGCCTCACCTCCGCGCCATCCTGCGGGATATCCGCGGCAATGTGGAAGAGCAACACGGCAACAAGCCCGCCAATGCGGAAGGAAATGCCGATACCCGCTGGGTGGTGCTCGATTATATCGACGTGATGGTTCATGTGATGCACGAGGAGTTGCGCGATTTCTACGGCCTCGAAGATCTCTGGGCAGACGCCAAGGAGGTCGATTGGAAGGCATAA